The Dehalococcoidia bacterium genome has a segment encoding these proteins:
- a CDS encoding phosphotransferase yields the protein MKTTVFPSRVEDITPELLTGLLAEQRPGVKIRGFDIIEIKQFGEGIVSTADRVVMNLEYAPGCQCDLPDRVVIKTMLMFPHAPDVMYLNEVRFYQKIRSSLDIETPQSYGSAFDEQTGQFGVILEDLRVRGARFPNATIPISLSVITYLVKTLASLHAQFWMSPRLLTDLNWLSTPCSGGMSQVFKLKGFEYLERRMAKDEFKVELISSLRTTIKALWSKLWKVQQLLEQEPTTLLHGDPHIGNTYVLPDGKAGLLDWQLMIRGCWAHDLTYLLITGLDTEVRRKHEREFIELYLAELKQNGVTSPPDFKSAWEMYRRAVIWGLVIGWLITPPINYGQQITAANIERLVTAAQDLETLKAIGH from the coding sequence ATGAAAACAACTGTATTTCCCTCAAGAGTAGAAGACATTACCCCTGAGTTACTCACTGGGTTACTTGCAGAGCAAAGGCCCGGAGTCAAGATAAGGGGATTTGACATCATCGAAATTAAACAATTCGGTGAGGGGATTGTCTCTACAGCGGATAGAGTGGTTATGAACCTCGAATATGCACCTGGTTGTCAGTGCGATCTGCCAGACCGCGTTGTGATTAAAACCATGCTGATGTTCCCCCATGCGCCAGACGTGATGTATCTAAATGAGGTCAGATTCTACCAGAAGATACGGTCTTCTCTGGATATCGAAACACCGCAGAGTTATGGAAGCGCATTCGACGAGCAAACCGGGCAATTTGGCGTGATTTTGGAGGACCTAAGGGTACGCGGTGCTCGTTTTCCTAATGCCACCATACCGATCAGTCTTTCCGTGATTACGTATCTCGTAAAAACCCTAGCCTCACTACATGCACAATTTTGGATGAGTCCACGTTTATTAACTGATCTCAATTGGCTGTCTACCCCTTGTAGTGGAGGTATGTCTCAAGTATTCAAGCTTAAAGGATTTGAATATCTGGAAAGGCGTATGGCGAAAGATGAATTCAAAGTTGAACTTATTAGTTCGTTGCGTACAACTATAAAAGCTCTTTGGTCCAAACTTTGGAAAGTTCAACAACTTCTAGAGCAAGAGCCGACGACCTTGTTACATGGTGATCCACATATCGGAAACACCTACGTCCTGCCTGACGGGAAGGCTGGACTACTGGATTGGCAGCTGATGATCAGGGGATGCTGGGCCCATGATTTAACCTACTTATTGATTACAGGGCTGGATACAGAAGTGCGCCGGAAACATGAGCGCGAATTCATTGAGTTATACCTGGCAGAGTTGAAACAGAATGGTGTGACTTCGCCGCCAGATTTTAAATCAGCCTGGGAAATGTACAGGCGTGCTGTGATATGGGGGCTGGTAATTGGATGGTTGATAACGCCACCTATCAACTACGGGCAGCAAATAACTGCAGCAAATATAGAACGACTGGTAACGGCAGCGCAGGATCTGGAAACATTAAAAGCCATTGGGCACTGA